A portion of the Actomonas aquatica genome contains these proteins:
- a CDS encoding YecH family metal-binding protein: MTPHIHGHEVMQMMLENSRSYTRQTLEAAIIERFGVETRYHTCSAENMTAAELVDFLESRGKFVAQDDGFTTSADKICQH; this comes from the coding sequence ATGACACCACACATTCACGGCCACGAAGTGATGCAGATGATGCTGGAAAATTCGCGCTCGTATACGCGGCAGACCTTGGAGGCGGCGATCATCGAACGCTTCGGCGTCGAGACGCGCTACCATACCTGCTCGGCGGAAAACATGACTGCGGCTGAGTTGGTGGATTTCCTCGAGAGCCGCGGGAAGTTTGTTGCTCAGGACGACGGGTTCACGACCAGTGCGGACAAGATCTGTCAGCACTAA